The window AATGGTAGAGAGAGCCACAATACTTTGTAGTGTAGATTTCTAGCTTACTATACATCCACACATTGTAAACAAATGACCTGTTATTGGTTTTCTCCCATCCAACTCCTTGGCATAATCTGAATCTGCATAACCTTCAAACAAACCAGTTATTATCTACTTTCTCTAGTATATGAGCCCAAAGTCGGGTACCTTGAGATATATCGATAGTTATTGAgatttttcccaatttttttaggGAATTTCCCAATTTTATCAAGAGTCAACGATTGGCTCTCGATCCTCGTAGGGTGGGGTTTCGAACTAGGCCAAAAGGCTTGGTTGAAGGCCAGTTACCACCTAGGCTAATTCACCCTTGTTAATATATAAGCGCTCAAGTTATATTAAAatccattattaaaaaatattttaataaataaattaattttgcttattttattttaaaatttatttaattgattactaaaagtataaaaaccatcatttatatgataattaaatattaaaaatataaatagtataaaaaatcatatataattttgaatgtttttattttaaaatataaatttatttaaaattttctaaaataaaaaagaattaaattctaatattttataaattaaaattaattcgataagataaattattaatataatttttaataattttaataaattaataaattaatgtcaatagcAAAAAGTAGTCACtacaagtaataaaattttggaaattaaatctcaaacaaaatattttatataaatcttaaaagtattaaatattttatttaaaatgtaataaaacatgtattaataaaaatagtttctaatttttaaaataaataaatataaatatattaaaggaatttgaaataattttttctaaaaaaatttgatacataTTATCCTTGACCATCcctatgtcaattacacttacaaaataactttaacatgcatattctttcttattttatcatattttttggagcttttccatgatttttgaataatttttgtctcaccgatatttttatcaaaatatccacaAATATTTTACctatatttcttatatattaaaaaaattcaagtaccTATATATatctctgtgtgtgtgtgtaccGATATTTCAAACCATGATAATGGGGTTAGGTCAGGTCTTGTACAACCCATGACATACATAATACTTCCTATGCCTTTAGCATAAGGTACATTAGTCATATCCTacatttcttcttctatttttggTGACAAATCATAAGAAAGTTTGAATTGGGCTCTAATTGATGTATTGATAGCCTTTGTAGCATCCATGTTAAATCTTTTCCACACTCTCTTAATATAATCTCTTTGGGAGATTGTTAGAATACTAGCAAGCCTATCCTTGTATAGCTCCATCCCCAAAATCTTCTTAGCATATCCAAGATCCTTTCTCTCAAATTCAGATTGTAGTTGTGTCTTCAAATGAGTTATCTCCATTATGCTCTTGATTTTCAACAACATATAATACATATAATAACAAATATACATAACTCCCATCTGTTAGCCTTCTCATATATACACAACTATCAAACTTACTCCTTGAGTATCCAACACTAGTCATGAACTTGTCAAAGTGTTTATACCATTGCCTTGGGGACTGTTTTAACCCATACAATGATCTCTTGAGCAAACAAACCTGGTTTTCTTTTCCCTTGACTATAAAACCCTTTGGTTGCTGCATaaaaatttcttcttctaaTTCTCCATGCAAGAATGTtgtcttaacatccatttgaccAAGTTCAAGATTCTACAATGACACCAAAGCAAGTAATACCTAAATGGAGGTGTGTTCTACCATAAGTgagaaattttcattgaaatctACTCCTCTTTGTGTATAACCTTTGGCAACTAATCTTGCCTTAAATCTTTCAGGTTCTACACCAAGGATTCCCATTTTCTTCTTAAACACTCACTTACATCTTACTACTTTACAACCTTTAAGCTTATCAACAAGCTATCAAGTTCCATTTTTGAGCAGAGATTCCAATTCTTCTTGCATAACAGTCATCTACTTCGGAGAATCATTGCAAGAAATGGcttccaaataatttttaggTTCTGCATAGCTCAATTCTTCACCTATGCTCAAAGAGTTAGCTACCATATCATCATAGCCAAATCTTTGAGGAGGTCTTATTGATTTCCTGGCTCTATCCTTGGTCAATTGATAATTTTCTAATGGAATGTCATATTATTGTGGCTCTATTTAAAACTCAAGACCATCAGTTTTATCTTCTAACTCCACTTGAAACTCCACCTTATCCTTgacttctccattttctttgttaCTAGAAGCTTCTCTATCATCCTTAAAAAATTCGTACTCTTTGAAGACCACATTCCTACTTATAAAACACTTCTTAATGGTAGGACCCCAAAGCCAAAGCTTATGCCCTTTCACTCCATCTAGATAACCAACAAATATACACTTCCTAATTCGAGGCTCAAGTCCTCAAGTTACTTTAATCACAGGGATTGCTTGACCACATTTCCAAGTATAGCCAAGGAAGGACAACCATTCACCAAGTAAGCAGCTGTATGAACAACTTCAATCCAAAACTCTTAAGGAAGTTGTGCATTTGATGACATGCACCTAACCCTTTCTAAAAGGGTTctattcattctctcaactaAGCCATTTTACAGAGGAGTTTTTTTCAGTGTCTACGTTAAACTATGCCATGAATTTTGCAATAATCATCAAACTTTTCATTACAATATTCAAGTCCATTATCTGTTATAAGACATTTAACTCTTTTATTGGGTTGATTCTCAGTCAGATTTTTCCAAGTCTTGAATCTATCCAAGGCCTCATTCTTATGTTTCAACAATTATACTTATACCCTTTATGAACAATTATCAATTATGGTAAGAAAGTACCTATTACCAGCATGAGAAATCACTAGTACAGGTCCCTATAAATCTGAATGCACATAATTcaaaggttttttgttttttgtttttttttttttttttttttttttttttttttttttgttttttttttttgtttttgttctatGGACTGCATGATTAAACTTCACCCTATTGGCTTTTCCAAAAATGCAATGTtcacaaaattccaaattcccaATCTTGTCATTACCCAAAAGTCCTTGCTTAACAATTTCCTATAGCCCTCTTTGATTGATATACATGTCCAAATCTAAGATGCCACAGCTCAGGGTTTTCTAAGATAGTACTAATAGCTACATTTGTAAAGTCTTTTAAAATCTCCCTCTGCAAAATATATAGCCCATTCATCTCGTCAACTTTAAAGATCACTAAATATCCTTTTAACACCTTTAAAGAGCCATTTTCAGCTTTAAACCAATATCTAACATCATCTAACACCTCAAGAGATATTAAATTTCTCTTGAGATTAGGTACATGTTTCACATTTCTCAGGAACCTAACTGTACCATTAGTAGACCTGATTTTTACTGTTTCTATACCAATGACTCTACAAGTTTGATTGTTCCCCAAATAAATACTATCTCCATTTAATTTTTGGTAATCACATAAATAAGTTCTGGTTTGAAATGTATGAAATGTGCATCCCAAATCCAAAATCCATTCTTTCTCAGTGTTTTTAGTggtaattttcaaaacttcagcAGAGTCATAGCCATCTGAAACCATTGCAACATTACCTTCTTCCTTAGATGTCTCCTTagatgcctttttttttttttttcttagaccTCCTTTCAAGACATTCTCTTTTAaaatgtcctttttttttttacattgatAACACTTCCTTTTGCCATGAGATTTGGGCAATGTTGAAGCCCTTCCTTTGTTGTTTCTCTTGTCTAACCTTCCCCCAATAGACAAATCTTCTCCATTTGACCCTCCTTCAACTCCAATTCTTTTTATCTAAGAGCAAATTGAACTTCTTCAAGTGTTAAGGTTTTCCAACCATACTTCATAGTTTCCTTGAAGCTAGAATACGAGCTAGGCAAATAGTTCAACACTAAGACTGCCTTATCTTCGTCATCCACTTTGATGCCTGTATTAGACATCTCAATCACAATTTTGGCAAAATCATCAAGATTATTTGCAATTAACCCATCTTCCTGCATTTTAAATGCATAGAGTCTTTCTTTCAAATACATCCTGTTCAAAAGTGAGTTCTCCATATAAAGTTACTCAAACTTGTTGCAGACACCCTTAGCTGTAGTTTCTTCTAAGATCTCCCTTAGAGCTTTATCTCCAAGAGCTAGAATGGTCAAATGGTAAGCTTTCTCatctatgtttgatttttcttttgtcGTCATGGTGATTGGTAGGTCCGACTCATCCTTCAATGCATCTTTCACTCCTTTCTTGAAACATAATAACTTTCATCCTCATTCTCTAgtcattgaaattgtttttccCAGTGAATCTTTCAATCTCACTTTTTATTGATCCCATCTCAAACATCAATcatgctctgataccagtttgttaaaaaaaataacaacaaaatgatgcttttaaattttgattttacatGTATAAAACAGTGATAAAATTACAAAAGTTATCATGcaaattatgaagaaaaaaaaagtcataatgATATACATAATCAAtagaaaaatgggtttttggagttataaaaggaaaaaaaaaaaatcctatatgTATTTTTAGGGCAAAACTTTATAGAAGTTCAAATATGGTATGGTGGAATGGGCTCTTCCTTATTTTACAATAGACAAGGGATAAATGATGAAGATGacaataaaatgatgaaatagcCTCTTTTTGgtgtataaaaaaattggttgagaGAGTGTTTATTAAGAATGAGTcatattttctatgtttctaAAAGTAAggtttatttttccaaatatggcattgtcttttctttttttatcaagtgatgtttgataaaatgtaGAGATGGataaatttaaaagttatttataacTTGTCAGTGAAATGAATGGTGAAAGAAATAGGACAATTCGAACATGCTCCTTTTGATAACAAGAATACTATGTTTGGGAAGTAATTTGCCATTTTGTGGACAAGTTATCTCTATTGAGTTCATTGCCATATTAACTTCACATTAATAATCTTGTGTAAGTAATTTTACCCTATTATATCTTTGCTGTATTTTATAATTAacattgctttattttatttaacaggAATGAGTCAACTATTATATGCAAATCACGGATTCTGTCATTGACAGATTGAAACAGGCAGATATTGGTGACGATAACTTAGTTGGAATTGATAGCCGTTTGGAAGAATTGCACTCATTGATAGGCATTGGATTTGATGATGTTCGCATGCTTGGAGTATATGGATTTGGTGGAATTGGTAAAACCACAATTGggcaagttatttttaattcaatcgcATACCAATTCGATGGTGTTAGCTTTCTTTCAATTGTTAGAGAGCAACCCATACTTCAATTACAAGAAATACTTCTATTTGCAATCACAGGAGTGAAAGATAAAAACCTGAACAATGTTGATGAAGGGATCAATGAGATAAAGAAGAGACTGCGACAAAAAAAAGTTCTTATTATTGTTGATGATGTGGATCATTCGAGTCACTTAAAGTACCTGGTTCCAGATCGAGATTGCTTGGGTAAGGGAAGTAGAATTATTATAACAACTAGAGATAAACATTTACTATGTGAATATGGAGTGGATGCTATATATGAGGTTCAAGAATTAGGTTCTGAAGAATCTATGCTTCTCTTTAGCCTGTGTGCCTTCAAACGAAGATTTCCTAAAAAGGATATGTGGAACTTTCAAGAGAAATAGTAGATTATGCCAATGGTCATCCCTTAACTCTTAAAGTTTTAGGGCATTCTCTTTACGGTAAGACAATATCTGAATGGGAAAAGGCACTGGATCAATTAAAATGCCAACCTATGCCTAAAATTCAAAGTTTGCTTCAAATCAGTTATGATAGACTAGATCatacaacaaaaaatatatttcttgataTTGCATGTTTTTTTAACGGGGAAGAAAGAGAATTTGTTTCAAGAATATTAGATGGGGCTGAGCATGCAATAACAACTCTCTGTGGTAAGTCTCTCCTAACCTTTTCAAATAACAAGATGCTGATGCACCCTTTGTTACAACAAATGGGTCAAGTACTTGTTCGTCAAGCATGTCTTACATAGCCCGGAAAATGGAGCAGATTGTGGAGTTCAGAGGATGTCCATCATGTCTTGACTAAAAATAAGGTAAGAACCAAGTGCTTGAAGCTACGAATTAATgcctataattttattttgattttgtatattttgCATTACACTTACTTATGAATCTTGACTTTCAGGGGACTAATGCAGTTGAAGGGATATTTCTAAATATGCCTACATCAAAACCAATAGAGTTTACCACTGAAGCTTTCAAAATGATGAATGGACTTAGATTACTCAAAGTTCATCGAGACCTTAAATGTGGTGTAGTGCATGTTTCTACTGGCTTTGAATTTCCTTCTTATGAGTTAAGATATCTTCATTGGGATGAATATCCTCTGGAGTCTTTACCATTAAATTTTCATGGAGTGAATCTTATTGAACTCAATCTGCAGTATGGTAAACTGAGAGTACTTTGGAAAGTGAGTAAGGTAtgattattatttagttttcttttttggctttATAAATTTATAGGTCAGGGAAGTTTATTTACCAAAACCAAATATTCTTTGTTCCAGCTTCATGAGAAGTTAAAGGTTATCAACCTCAGTCACTCTCAGCAGCTCATTCAAATCCCAGACTTCTCAGATACCCCAAATCTGGAGAGTCTAATTCTTGAAGGTTGTACAATTTGCTAAAGGTTCATCCATTTATAATTATTACAGTTCCTAACTAActtttttattccttaaatTTTATAGGGTGCACAAACCTTGAGAACCTTCCAAGCAGCATTTGGGACTTGGATTCTCTTGTAAATCTTGATCTCTCTCACTGTTCAAACCTCCAGAAACTTCCAGAGGTCCAGGGGAATCTATACTCATTGGAATATTTGAACTTGGCATTCTGCAAAAAACTTGAGAGCCTTCCAGAGAACCTCTGTTATTTGAAATATCTCAAGACTCTCAATGTAATTGGTTGTTCAAAACTTGGCAGATTGCCTGAGAGCCTGGGAAGCCTGGAATGTCTGGAGAAGCTTTGTGCATCAAATGCAGATTTGATTAGCTCTCAATTTCATTACTTGATGCAGATTTGATTAGCTCTCAATTTCATTACTCTTTGGCTGGTTTGTGCTCCTTGAAAATATTAGATGCACATGGCACCCGCCTAATGGAAGGAGCAATCAGTAGTGACATTGGCAGCTTATACTCATTGGAAGAATTAGACCTAAGTTACTGCAATTTAATGGATGGAGGAATTCCTGATGATATTTTCTGCCTATACTCATTAAGAGTATTAGATCTAAGTGGAAACCATTTTCGTAGAGTAACTGATGCCATAAGTCAACTTTCTAAGCTAAGAGTGCTTCGGTTGAGGCACTGCAAGCATCTTGGAGAAATTTCAGAGCTTCCATCGAGTCTCAGAGTCCTAGATGCCCATGGTTGCACAAGCATGAAAACTTCATCAAGTACATCATTGTCGCCATGGCAAAGGCAGTTAAATTGCTTCAAATCAGCTGTCTTACAAGAAATTCAGGTATATTTTTCATAGCACACAACTTTTATGCAGTCATGCTCAATATTTAACATGGTACCTTCTGCGCAGGAGTTGAAATACAGTAGCCTTTTGTCTCTTCCAGCAAATGGTGTCAGCCAGGGATTTAGTACTTTTATTCCTGGAAGTGGAGAAGTTCCAGAGTGGATGTCACACCAGAGTGTCGGCAGTGAAGTAACGGCTGAGCTTCCTCCAAATTGGTACGACAATAACGAAGTCTTGGGATTTGCTTTATGCTGTGTTTATATTCCACAACAGGATGAACCAGAGAGTAGTACATCTGAGAATGCCATGGTGAATATCGCGCAACCTTATCACTTAAGATGTAAATTGACTTTCCTTGATGGCATTGGATTTTTGGATGATCTCTTATATGGATCATCCTGCCAATGCAACCATAATGATGGTGTATCAGATTCAGTGTGGGTAACATATTATCCTAATCATGCTATCAAGAAGAAGTATCGCTCTGATGCATCAAGGCATTTTAAGGCTTCATTTAGTGGTTATGTTGATGGTAAACCAGTCAAGGTGGAAAAGTGTGGAATTGGTCTTGTATACATCTGAGGTTGACGAGCATATACATGTTGTACCTTTGAAGCCTTGGtaagtaattttttctttctggttTAAGTTTCCACTGCAAAGGGATTAAAGTAGCTTAAATTATTCTCGATTGATATTTTTAccgttttaaatttttaggatgtaaaaaaaatgctcacccacccatatatatatatatatattggccTAAAAGATCCAAACCAGTTGTGGTAATTTGTAAACCACTTCAGGACTTGTTCCAGGGTATTCgcacattattatttttaaagcattgAAGTCTTGTTTTGAACTAGTTCAAATTTTCTACAATGCGAGTCTTGGAATGATCAACCAAGGAGGGATATTCATATCCCACGCGTTTCAGGCAGAAAACTCAGCCAACCAATCAAAGCCCCGACCACTCAACTGATCAATTGAGGCTTATATTGGTTTCCCATGTCAGGTAGAATTTCATTTCTGTTTTAAGTCCTTATTAAACAGATTATGCTTTGGGATATAATACTCatgatttatttcttatatGCCTTTATCTATcttacattttaaatatatatgctAAAAGCTTAATTTAAGTTTCACAAACatgaattatattttcttatgatgtagcttaatttaattttcacaaaCATGAATTATCTTACATTGTTTAATGTTCATGGAGTTGAAACCTTGTATCTTATGATGTAGCTGAATAGGTGGAAGCGGTTCCAAAAGACAGGCGGGATGAATTGATGTCTGAATGTGAGTCTTGAAAGAGAAACGGTTGCTAAAGAAACATGGGATGGTCTACTTGTACTGATCATCTAATTACAGGCTGGTAGGCATTAATCTTGGTCCTTGACAAAAACACACTGCAGTTTGGGAACAATTCATTCTGTGTGATGAAAAAGTATGACTTGCAAATATGCTAGAAACTAGAATTTATGTTTTCAGCTATGAAATCTATGTATGATTGATGTTTGAATGAGCATTAAGTGAGAACTTGACCTTTTACAATGCATGACACCATACAATCATATGCAAAAGATAAGCTTTATCCTATTTAGTAACTTTAGGCTTCATTTGGGTTttagaaatttgagagaaaaagaaaaggagaaaaagcaaatacaaagaaaaaatgttaaaaccatttaaacaaaataaaataaaataaataaaaaaaccaaataaaaatcaattatttcttAGTTGGTGACTTTATTAATGTACTAGggaatgatatatatatatatatatacttgataTATAATACAGTATTTTTCAGTCTTATTTAGGATTTTGATTAAGACATGTTTGTTAGAAGTCCTAGTTATGGCATCccataaaatatacaaattattctttaaagttttcttttcaaagTACTAGAAATATCACTAGCCCTCTACCAACAAATGTTACTTTCAAATATCTATAAACTCAATctcaattcaaaataaatttatgaaatttaacaTGAGAAATCTAGAACATTACTAGttactttgttttctattttaaataagaaCTAGCATgcatattatgaaaaaatatatatttaaaaaaaacattaaataaaggCGTTTTGATAAAAACATAAGTTTGCACAAGAACTTACGAATGATCTTTTTAgattaaactaattaattagttagAGTCCAATAAGACTGATTAAATAATTATGACACAATACActcaaatcacttaagcccatgagaaagatatttttttttatctcttcaaatGCTTTACATTTAGTCTTCCAAAGAAAAAGTGTCAATGGGTGGAAAATCTATTGGTTTATCCTGGTTTGCGACACCTCTTTTATGATTGAAATCAAtttaggaacatccagatcatAGGTATTGCGTCGAAACtctaaatctaaagtttttaatatattttttgcttCTATTGCTTAGATCTAGAGATCCCTAGGATAGATTTTGCATGCACCTATAATCCAAGGGTTGTCCTAACAACAAGTTGCATAAATCCATCTATGGATTCAAGCAAACATCTCATTCATGGAATAAGTATTTTGATTAGGtcatcaaaatttttagtttttatcaaaatgaggaTGAGCCTTGTGCATACAAGGTGCAAGGAAGCACAGTGATCTTCTTAAtcttatatgttgatgacatactACTCGAAGGTAATGATGTAAGGTTGTTGTCTACCGTGAATATCTTATTATCTACTTAGTTCTAAAAGAAGGATTAAGGAGAAACACAACATATTCTTAGGATTAAGATTCTAAAGGACTATGAGATAGGAAGATTGCATTATCTCAAGCCACCTACATTGATAAGCTTTTAGTCAATAATGTGATGTAGGATTCCAAGAAGGGCTTGTCACCCTTCAAGTATAGAGttcctcttcctctttctcATGATCGGTGTCCTAATGCAACTAAGGAGAAAGAGCACAGAAAGTGGTATCTTATGCTTCACTAGTGAGTGGCCATATACATGCAATGCTATGTACTAAAGTAGACATTCGCTACAATATAGGTATAGTGAGTAAATATTAGTCTAATTCAAGACTAGAACATTGGACAACAATGATGTGTATACTTAAGTATCTTAGGAGAGCAAGGAATTATATGTTGGTTTGCATTGTGATGAGATAGTGCCCACTGAGTACGCAAATTTGGATTTTCATTCTGATAAGGACTCCCATAAGTCTACTTCTATTTATATCTTTACCTTAGGTGGAGTATGTATTGTTGACTTTACTATAGAGTCTGATTATGCTACAACTTTTAAAACTACAAATAAAGTCATTTGGTTAGGAAGTTCATTACAAAACTAGGAAAGAAAGTCATTTGGTTTAGGAAGTTCCTTACAGAACTAGGGGTAGTACCCTTGGTTGTACCACCCACATCTTATTATATGATAATAGTAGAGCGGTGACACAGTTAAAAGAACCAAGAAACTACTAGAAGGGTAAACATATAGAGAGGAAGTATCATTTGATTCTTAAGATATATCAGAAGGGTGATGTAATTGTGGACAAGATACCTTATTTAAAGAACCTGGTCAGTCCTTCACCAAGACCCTTACTAGGTCAAGCTTTGATACTTATAGGGATGGTATAGGTGTTAGATATATGTTTAGTCTACTTTAAGGATTAGTGGGAGATTGTTACGATAAAGCACTTAAAACCAATGATGTGATATAACAATTTGATTcactatatataatataaattattttctatcttacttacattatttatcttatttcaaCCAATGATGTGATATGACAATTTCATCCATTACATATCTATCTTACATTATTTATATGATTTCTTTGACT is drawn from Vitis riparia cultivar Riparia Gloire de Montpellier isolate 1030 chromosome 18, EGFV_Vit.rip_1.0, whole genome shotgun sequence and contains these coding sequences:
- the LOC117905676 gene encoding TMV resistance protein N-like, which translates into the protein MEGAISSDIGSLYSLEELDLSYCNLMDGGIPDDIFCLYSLRVLDLSGNHFRRVTDAISQLSKLRVLRLRHCKHLGEISELPSSLRVLDAHGCTSMKTSSSTSLSPWQRQLNCFKSAVLQEIQELKYSSLLSLPANGVSQGFSTFIPGSGEVPEWMSHQSVGSEVTAELPPNWYDNNEVLGFALCCVYIPQQDEPESSTSENAMIQCG